The DNA sequence GCCCGTTTAGTTGCGAGTTTTGTTCTGTTCCTCAGTTTCAGGGTAAAAAATATCGGGAAAGGCCTATTGAAGACGTCCTGGATGAATTAGAATCCATTAAGGGTCAATATCGTGGCCTGATATTAACGGATGAAAACTTTTATGGACATAGTAAAAAATCCAACGAGCGTGTTCGTGCACTTTTCAAGGGTATGGTAGAAAGAGGTATTTATCAAAATTGGTTTGGTTTTACCTCTCTTAATATTTACTCAGATGACGAAACTCTTGAATATATGGTCAAGAGCGGATGCGTTGGGGTGCTTATTGGAATTGAATCTATCAACGAAGAAGCCCTGAAAACCATGAATAAAAATGTGAATTTGCGTATCTCAATAGAGAAGTATTTCGAGGCAATTGCTAACATCCGTAAACACGGTCTTGCTGTATGGGGGACTATGGTTTTCGGAAACGATGCCGATACGCCTGAGACATTTAAGCAAGTTGCTGATTTTGTTTTAGACTCTCACGTAGATATTATGACGTGCGGCATTTTATGCCCATTTATTAACACGCCGCTTTATCATAGATTAAAAAGTGATAATAGACTTTTTCGGACAAATTTTCCTGAGGACTGGAAGTATTATACATCTCATCACCTTACCTATATCCTTAAGAATATGTCTCTCCAGGAGCTTATTGATGGCTTTCAATATCTCTATGATAAAATTTATGCTACGGAGGTGTTACGACAAAGATTCCAGAATGCTAAGGACGTGTTGAGTAAGAATATGAATGCCGCTATGTTTGCATTCAGGGTCAATTTAGACTGGCAGAACGTGTATCAGCACTTGATCCAAAATTTAAAAGAATTGCAGGCATCAGGATTTTACGATGAGGTCCTGAAGCTCTATAATGAATCGGAAAGACAAGGGAAAAAAACATCATTGACGCCAATTGAGGTCCCATCATAAAACCTGTCAACACCTAACTATAGAGTTAGCAAATTACTATACTCAAGACAGAAACTTATTTTCATGGTCTTTTTACGTTATATTAACAATTAACAGGTCAGCGTATACACGGGAGATGGGTGAATACGTTGACCTCTGTTGTTTTACCAGTTAAAATAGATATATCAGCAGAGTTCATAATTACAGAAAATAGCGCTCGGACAAGAATCTTATCTTTACCCACAAGCATTCTCCCCCTTTTCTAAAGGGGGTTAGGGGGGATTAGAGGGAAACATGGACACACGTTGTTCTTTTTACCGCTCAGAGAGGTAAATTTGAGTAGTGCGATAAGACAAAACGGGGTGGCACGGACAAACCGTGTCCCCGTACGCCTTGAACGGGGACATGGTTTGTCCGTGTTGTTCGAATACACCCGTGGATAGGGAATATACCACACTGACAAACGGAGTTTGTCAGTGCCACCCAGGAATGGGCTTGCAGAGAATAACAATTTCACGAGAGACGTCCCCGGCCAGACATCTTTTCATAGTATTCTAAAGATGTGGGTAAGGATAAGGACAAGAATGGAGCATGGGTTATGCCATCTACAAAGGATAGAGTTGATAATCTTGAGAGGGTACTTGCAGAATATATTAAAAATATTGGCAATGCCCAGATGCAGACCGAAAGAGAAATTCGGGAATTCAAGGAAGAGGTGAAAGAGTTTAAAGATGAGATGAAGGAGTTTAAAGATGAAATGAAGGAATTCAAAGACGAGATGAAGGAGTTCAAAGATGAAATGAAGGAATTTAAGGACGAGATGAAGGAATTCAAGGACGAGATGAGGGAAGATAGAAGAAATATGAACAAAAAGTGGGGTGAAATTGCCAATAAGATGGGGACGGTGGTAGAAGATATCGTAGCGCCCAATATCCCACGGATTGCACAAGAATATTTTCAATGCGAAGATGCGGAATTTTTTGGGTTAAGGGTAACGAAAAGAAATTCAAAGGATAAATCAAGAAGCAGGGAGTTTGATATAATCGCTGTATACGATGATAAGATACTCATAAACGAAACTAAATCTTCACCAAGGATTGATTACATCAACGAATTTATCGAGGTACTGAAAGAGGTTTACGATTACTTTCCCGAGTATAAAGGAAAAAGAATAATTCCCATATTTTCTTCCCTTTATATTCCGGAAAATGTGGTAACGTATCTTACGAAAGTGAAAGTTTACGCCATGGCTATGAAGGATGATGTCATGGAGTTGTTGAATCCCCATATTTGATATAACGGGCAATCTCCTTTTGACAGATACGCATCAATTTTAAAAATATTCAAATGAGGTATTATTTCTGATTACTGAAAAAAATAAGTCAAAAGTAGTAATTACCGGATTAGGACTGGTTACCCCTGTTGGGATAGGTGTTCAAAAAAGTTGGGAATCCTTTATCCATGGCCGCGATGGAGCTAATGAGATGAAGTCATTCGATACCTCCCATTACAAGGTTCACCGTTCTTGTGAGGTAAAGGATTTTCATCTGGATGTTGAATTAGAGAATCAAATAAAGGAAAATACCATCCATAAATATGTTTATTATGCAGCCCGGGAGGCATTGCAGGAAAGCGGTTTGTTGCATGATAAGAGCAGCTTTAATAAGGAACGTTTTGGTATTGCCATGGGAACCTTAGCGGCTGAATTAACACCTCATGAAAGACTTTTACGATTACATACCTCAAAAAAAGATAACGGTTTTGATAAGATTGTTGCTGCTGTTTATCCTCCAAATTCTATTACGAATATCCTTGCTCAATATTTTCACTTTGAAGGGCCTACCATGGTCTCACTGAATGCCTGTTCTTCAGGTAATCATGCCATTGCCTGGGCTTACGACCTTCTTATAGAAAATAAGGTAGATGTTGTAATGGTTGGTGGAGGGGATATGATCCCTCAAACGGAATTTACTCATTTCCATAATCTCAAAGCGCTTGCTCCTGAACACTGTCAGCCTTTTGATAAAAACAGGCAAGGACTCATGATCGGAGAAGGAGCCGGTATCTTGATCATGGAACGTTATGAATTTGCCAGGAAAAGGGGGGCAGTTATTATTGCTGAAATGGCGGGTTATGGATTAAGCTGTGATGGATTCCATATGACAGCACCTCATCCGGAAGGTGAAGGTGCTGTAAAATGTATGAGTGATGCGCTAAAAATGGCAAGACTTTCTCCGTCTGATATTGGCTATATCAATGCACATGGTACGGGTACACCACATAATGATAAGGCGGAGACTATTGCTATAAAGCACCTATTCAGAGATCATGCTTATAACATTCCCTGCAGTTCTACAAAATCCATGATAGGTCATCTTATGGGTGCAGCGAGTGCTGTAGAATCTGTTATATGCTGCCTTGCATTACGATACGGAATATTGCCTCCAACAATTCATTACCATACACCTGATCCGGAGTGTGACCTTGATTACGTACCTAATAGGGCACGGGAGTTAACCGTTAAGCATGTTTTAAATAACTCATTTGCCTTTGGTGGTAATAACGCTACCACGATATTCAGTAAAATAGAATAGTCTTTACATACTTATGAAACGAAGAGTCGTAGTTACAGGAATAGGGATTGTATCACCTCTTGGATTTACCAAAGAGGATTTTTGGAATAACCTCATAGAGGGAAAATCGGGCATTGTGCCAATGACATCTCTTGATCTCTCACCATATACATGCAAGCTTGGCGGAGAGGTTAGAGACCTTCATCCCGAAATCTATCTTGGTAATAAAGGTTTGAAGTACTTACATAAAGGCACAAGGTTCTTAGGATCGGCCACGAAGATGGCGCTTGATGATGCAAAGTTACCGCAGGATGGTTCTTTATCGGATCAAACAGGTGTGGTTATTGGGTCGTCTTTAGGCAATTTTTCTGAAACAACAGATTATTTCTATGAGATTATCAGAAATAATCCTTCAGAATTATCGCCGATGGTCAGCTATGATGTCGCATTAAATTCTTCAATTAACTACGTTTCTGTTACCTTTAAGATAAAGGGACTTGCACGGACTATATCAGCAGGTTTCACATCAAGTGCGGATGCGATAGGGAATGCATATGGCATAATTCAGCGAGATATGGCCAAAGTTATTGTTGCGGGTGGAGTCGAGCAGATTTCTATCGACCTGTATCTCATATTTTATCTGCGAGGTCTCTTATCAGGTCTTGATGGCACAAAGGAGGCTAGTTTACCCTTCGATAATAAAAGGAATGGTTTTGTAATGTCTGAAGGCAGTTATGTGGTTATTCTCGAAGAGCTTCAGCATGCTCTGGACAGAGGAGCGCCTATCTACGCAGAAGTAAGAGGCTTTGGGAACACCTTTGTAGGCGGTAAAAATTATTCGAAAGAGGAAAGGACACGCCGTGTTGAAAGGGCCATGTACAGCGCCTTAGAAGAAGCAGATATTCAGAAAGAAACTATTGATCTTATCAGCGCAAATGCAAATGGATGCAAAATGCAGGACGCTATTGAAGCACAGGCAATCCAATCCTTTTATGGCTCAAAGGGCAATGATATTCCTATCTCGGCAATAAAATCGAATATGGGTGAATCTTATGGTGCCGCAGGTGCTGCTCAGTTTATTTCTACTGTAATGTCTATACATACCAGCACAATACCCCACATCATTAATCACAACGAAAAAGATCCGAAAGTTAATCTAAACCTTATCCTGCAGAATCCCGTCAGGAAAGAAATTCAAAATGCAATGGTAAACACCATGGATTACGATGGAAATAATTCATGTTTGGTGATAAGTAAATTATGAGCAAACTGTTTGAAGAAATACCTGTCGGTCAGATGGCAGTAAAAAACAGGATAATCATGTCTGCCATGGATTTGGGATTTACTTCTGACGGTACAGTGAATGACCGGATTATTCGTTTTTACGAGGATCGTGCCAAAGGTGGTGTTGGTCTTATTGTTGTAGGCGGTTGTTATCCGGAAATGAATGGTAAGGTTTGGAAGAGTATTATTGGATTAGACAAGGATGAGCTTATTCCGGGATTACGAAGATTAACCGATACTGTTCATGCCTATCAGGTGCGTATCGCCGCTCAGTTGCTTCACGGTGGCCGCAGCGCCTCATCCTTCTTTACAAAATGCAGCCTGTTTCTCCCTCTCCCCTGGTGCACAGAAGTATCAAACAGGAACCTCATGCCCTGACAGTTTCAGAGATTAAAACGGTTATCGGTAATTATGTCAGCGCAACCGTAAGGGCAAAAAAGGCCGGCTTTGATGCCGTGGAGCTTCACGGTGGTATGGGATATCTCATTAATCAATTCCTTTCAAAGGCTACCAATAAGCGTGATGATGAGTATGGTGGAAGTCTTGAAAACAGAGTTCGTTTTGCCAGGGAGATAATAATCGCCATAAAAGAAGCCGTTGGGAAGGACTATCCTATCATCTTTCGAATGTCAGGAGATGATCTTGTTGCAGAAGGGCTCAAAATAGATGAGAGTCTGGAAATTGCCCGGATGTTAGAGCAATCAGGTGCTGATGCCTTTAACGTATCTCCTGGCTGGCATGAGAGCAGAACGCCTATCCTATCAATGATTATTCCACGGATGGCTTATACCTTTCTTTCACAAAGGATCAAATCATGCGTAAAAGTTCCGGTAATTGCCTCAGTCAGAATAAACGATCTTACCCTGGCCGAAGAGATCTTAGGCAATGAGCAGGCAGACATGGTATCCCTTGGCAGACCACTCATCGTAGATCCTGATTTGCCGAATAAATACAAAAACGGGCAATTTGATGATATCAGAACATGTATTGCCTGTAATCAGGGTTGCTTTGATTCTTTGCTGAATTTTAAATCCGTTTCCTGTACGTATAATGCAATGGCAGGACATGAAGGTGAATATAAAATAATTCCATCGAGCAAACCGAAAAAGGTGGTGGTCGTAGGTGGAGGACCTGCCGGTATGGAAGCTGCCCGTGTTTTGGCATTACGGGGACACAGGGTTACCTTGTATGAGAGGAAAAAACACCTGGGCGGTCAATTACGGTATGCCTTTATTCCTCCGGGACGTGAAGAAATACAAAATATTATCACCTACCTGGAAAAGCAGATTTTCAGGCTTAAGGTACATATAAAAACCGGAAAAGAGGCTGATTTACCAACGTTACAGGAGGAACATCCCGATGCCATAGTTGTAGCCACGGGCGGAAATCCTGTCATGCCTAATCTTCCCGGTATAAAAGGGAAACAGGTATATACAGCAAGTACTATATTGGAGGG is a window from the Candidatus Jettenia sp. genome containing:
- a CDS encoding beta-ketoacyl-[acyl-carrier-protein] synthase family protein; protein product: MKRRVVVTGIGIVSPLGFTKEDFWNNLIEGKSGIVPMTSLDLSPYTCKLGGEVRDLHPEIYLGNKGLKYLHKGTRFLGSATKMALDDAKLPQDGSLSDQTGVVIGSSLGNFSETTDYFYEIIRNNPSELSPMVSYDVALNSSINYVSVTFKIKGLARTISAGFTSSADAIGNAYGIIQRDMAKVIVAGGVEQISIDLYLIFYLRGLLSGLDGTKEASLPFDNKRNGFVMSEGSYVVILEELQHALDRGAPIYAEVRGFGNTFVGGKNYSKEERTRRVERAMYSALEEADIQKETIDLISANANGCKMQDAIEAQAIQSFYGSKGNDIPISAIKSNMGESYGAAGAAQFISTVMSIHTSTIPHIINHNEKDPKVNLNLILQNPVRKEIQNAMVNTMDYDGNNSCLVISKL
- a CDS encoding radical SAM protein, with the translated sequence MKKLVLINPHPIGNVGEENVSVLNQMPVNLGYLKRLTPQHWQVDIIDETQELAIDSAGNITFSGADLVGITSVSYQAHRAYQIATACKKKGIPVIMGGIHATSYPEEVAKYVDCVVTREAITIWEKILADFENGVLQKRYDGNLTPMELYRDLRSDREYLKNKYKYRYSGIITTAGCPFSCEFCSVPQFQGKKYRERPIEDVLDELESIKGQYRGLILTDENFYGHSKKSNERVRALFKGMVERGIYQNWFGFTSLNIYSDDETLEYMVKSGCVGVLIGIESINEEALKTMNKNVNLRISIEKYFEAIANIRKHGLAVWGTMVFGNDADTPETFKQVADFVLDSHVDIMTCGILCPFINTPLYHRLKSDNRLFRTNFPEDWKYYTSHHLTYILKNMSLQELIDGFQYLYDKIYATEVLRQRFQNAKDVLSKNMNAAMFAFRVNLDWQNVYQHLIQNLKELQASGFYDEVLKLYNESERQGKKTSLTPIEVPS
- a CDS encoding beta-ketoacyl-[acyl-carrier-protein] synthase family protein — encoded protein: MGVQKSWESFIHGRDGANEMKSFDTSHYKVHRSCEVKDFHLDVELENQIKENTIHKYVYYAAREALQESGLLHDKSSFNKERFGIAMGTLAAELTPHERLLRLHTSKKDNGFDKIVAAVYPPNSITNILAQYFHFEGPTMVSLNACSSGNHAIAWAYDLLIENKVDVVMVGGGDMIPQTEFTHFHNLKALAPEHCQPFDKNRQGLMIGEGAGILIMERYEFARKRGAVIIAEMAGYGLSCDGFHMTAPHPEGEGAVKCMSDALKMARLSPSDIGYINAHGTGTPHNDKAETIAIKHLFRDHAYNIPCSSTKSMIGHLMGAASAVESVICCLALRYGILPPTIHYHTPDPECDLDYVPNRARELTVKHVLNNSFAFGGNNATTIFSKIE